The sequence CGATTTTGCCCGTCAAATACGAGAGCAACAGCAAGACATTCCCGTTTGTACACTTGATGATTTACGTGCAGCCGATGCTGTAATATTTGGTAGCCCGACACGCTACGGTAATATGGCTGCTCAAATGAAGCAATTAATTGACACCACAAGTAGCTTATGGCTCAAAGGTGAAATGGAAGGCAAGCCAGGAGCCGTTTTTACCTCCACAGCCTCAACACATGGTGGACAAGAAACAACGCTACTCACCATGATGGTGCCACTATTGCACTTGGGAATGCTGATTGTAGGCGTACCGTACTCTGTCCCAGGTATGATTCATACTGAAGGACGCGGCGGAACACC is a genomic window of Oculatellaceae cyanobacterium containing:
- the wrbA gene encoding NAD(P)H:quinone oxidoreductase yields the protein MKILIVYYSMYGHVLQLAKAVAEGAKSVTGAEVLLRRVEEFDVVNKAIDENDFARQIREQQQDIPVCTLDDLRAADAVIFGSPTRYGNMAAQMKQLIDTTSSLWLKGEMEGKPGAVFTSTASTHGGQETTLLTMMVPLLHLGMLIVGVPYSVPGMIHTEGRGGTPYGASTVAGGMGELQPPAEDLEIARALGHRVADVTAKLRGS